A single genomic interval of Terriglobus albidus harbors:
- a CDS encoding glycoside hydrolase family 2 TIM barrel-domain containing protein, whose protein sequence is MNPPFRCQIGLAAILTVLLSATAGAVTPKAPRQDLAADAGWKFQLGDAAGAENPTFADSSWRTVDLPHDWSIESKPDKDNPSGTGGGFFPNGVGWYRKTFTAPRKWNGKRVTVQFDGVYRDATVYLNGHKLGTHPYGYTSFTFDLTPDLKLSGTNVLAVRVDNSAEPNSRWYSGSGIYRHVHVIVTEPTHVAHWGVFVTTPEVSTTSAKVSVKTHVSNESSTTAGLTVETTLFDKTNKTVGTAHSSLNLASSKEDETAQEIAVANPALWTPEIPTLYRAVSTIRKDGKIVDQVTTSFGIRSLTWSAEKGLLLNGKSIKLTGGSVHHDNGPLGAAAFDRAEERRVQLMKAAGMNAVRTAHNPPSPAFLDACDRLGLLVLDEPFDVWQAHKVKFDYGSNFDEWWKQDISSMVLRDRNHPSIVIWGIGNEIPELEVDRGGPLAKQLAEQVRALDNTRPLTLAFPGTTTMPTAQAVFSQLDITGYNYNLIPTYAKDHEQLPSRLMLTTESWPAKAFPLWAITHDNPYVLGDLTWTAMDYLGESGIGAWQYGTPEQAKMAEQAGGMMANTGMVDQLFAGMAKGVDVMAEMAKGSSDPMAKAAMQFFFHPYPWHAAVCGDLDLTGFRKPQSYYRDILWNGGDRVYATVRLPEPEGKKIIAIMWATYPTLPAWSWPGQEGKEMQVEVYSGAEKVRLFLNDKLIGEKPTGREQEFKAVFSVPYAPGTLKAVGVRGDREVTQSILTTAGNATKLRLTADRTVLRADGEDLSFVTVEAVDDQGHFQPHAEQEVQFSISGPGSIAAVGNGDGQDADSYHAERRKLYQGRALVVIRTSRKAGAIKLTAASAGLTDSTAMIDAKTIPAQAELQ, encoded by the coding sequence ATGAATCCCCCGTTCCGCTGCCAGATCGGTCTTGCGGCTATCCTTACCGTCCTTCTCTCCGCGACAGCCGGCGCCGTAACTCCAAAGGCGCCCCGTCAGGATCTCGCTGCCGATGCGGGCTGGAAGTTCCAGCTTGGCGATGCCGCCGGCGCGGAGAATCCAACCTTCGCCGACTCTTCCTGGCGCACCGTCGATCTGCCCCATGACTGGAGCATCGAAAGCAAGCCGGACAAGGACAATCCCAGCGGTACAGGTGGCGGCTTCTTCCCCAACGGAGTCGGCTGGTATCGCAAGACCTTCACCGCGCCTCGAAAGTGGAACGGCAAACGCGTGACAGTTCAGTTCGACGGCGTCTACCGCGATGCCACGGTCTATCTGAACGGCCACAAGCTCGGGACACATCCCTACGGCTACACCTCCTTCACCTTCGACCTCACGCCCGACCTGAAGCTCTCCGGGACGAACGTACTGGCCGTACGGGTCGACAACTCAGCAGAGCCAAACAGCCGCTGGTACAGCGGATCGGGAATCTACCGCCATGTTCACGTCATCGTGACTGAGCCGACGCATGTGGCACATTGGGGTGTCTTTGTGACGACACCGGAGGTCTCGACCACCTCTGCCAAAGTCTCCGTCAAAACACACGTCTCGAATGAATCCTCCACGACCGCCGGACTCACCGTCGAAACCACGTTGTTCGACAAGACCAACAAAACCGTCGGTACGGCACACTCCAGCCTGAACCTCGCCTCCAGTAAAGAGGACGAGACAGCGCAGGAGATTGCCGTAGCCAACCCTGCGCTATGGACACCCGAGATACCCACGCTCTACCGCGCCGTCTCCACGATTCGCAAGGACGGCAAGATCGTCGATCAGGTCACGACCTCCTTCGGCATTCGCTCCCTCACGTGGTCGGCGGAGAAGGGCCTGCTGCTCAATGGCAAATCCATCAAACTCACCGGCGGCAGTGTGCATCATGACAACGGTCCGCTGGGTGCCGCCGCCTTCGATCGCGCGGAGGAGCGCAGGGTTCAACTCATGAAGGCCGCTGGGATGAATGCGGTGCGCACAGCTCATAACCCTCCGTCGCCTGCGTTTCTCGATGCATGCGATCGTCTCGGCCTCCTGGTGCTGGATGAGCCCTTCGACGTGTGGCAGGCGCATAAGGTCAAGTTCGATTACGGCAGCAACTTCGATGAATGGTGGAAGCAGGACATCTCGTCCATGGTGCTTCGCGACCGCAATCATCCCTCGATCGTGATCTGGGGCATTGGCAACGAGATTCCGGAACTCGAGGTAGATAGGGGAGGTCCACTCGCCAAACAGCTTGCAGAGCAAGTCCGTGCGCTCGACAACACCCGCCCGCTCACACTCGCATTTCCCGGCACCACCACCATGCCCACGGCACAGGCCGTGTTCTCGCAACTCGACATCACCGGCTACAACTACAACCTAATTCCTACCTACGCCAAAGACCACGAACAGCTACCCTCGCGCCTGATGTTGACCACAGAGTCGTGGCCGGCGAAGGCATTTCCGCTATGGGCAATCACACACGACAATCCCTACGTTCTCGGCGACCTCACATGGACCGCCATGGACTACCTAGGCGAATCAGGCATCGGTGCGTGGCAGTATGGCACTCCCGAACAGGCGAAGATGGCCGAGCAGGCGGGCGGCATGATGGCGAACACCGGCATGGTCGACCAGCTCTTCGCCGGAATGGCGAAGGGCGTGGACGTGATGGCCGAGATGGCCAAAGGTTCGTCCGACCCAATGGCGAAGGCAGCCATGCAGTTCTTCTTTCATCCGTACCCATGGCACGCCGCAGTCTGCGGCGACCTTGATCTGACCGGCTTCCGTAAGCCGCAGTCCTACTATCGCGACATCCTGTGGAATGGCGGCGATCGCGTCTACGCCACCGTTCGTCTGCCGGAACCGGAAGGCAAGAAGATCATCGCCATCATGTGGGCCACCTATCCCACGCTTCCCGCATGGAGCTGGCCGGGCCAGGAAGGCAAAGAGATGCAGGTTGAGGTGTACTCCGGCGCGGAGAAGGTGCGGTTGTTCCTGAACGACAAACTCATCGGAGAAAAACCAACAGGACGCGAACAGGAGTTCAAGGCGGTCTTCTCCGTACCCTATGCCCCGGGCACGCTGAAGGCCGTGGGTGTGCGCGGTGACCGCGAAGTTACCCAAAGCATCCTCACCACCGCAGGCAATGCAACCAAACTACGACTGACGGCAGACCGAACCGTACTGCGGGCCGATGGAGAAGACCTCTCGTTTGTGACAGTAGAAGCGGTTGACGATCAGGGACATTTCCAGCCCCATGCTGAACAGGAAGTCCAGTTCTCCATCAGCGGCCCCGGCTCCATTGCCGCCGTTGGAAACGGAGACGGACAGGACGCAGACTCATATCACGCTGAACGGAGGAAGCTGTACCAGGGCCGGGCCCTGGTAGTGATTCGAACCTCCAGAAAAGCAGGAGCCATCAAGCTGACCGCTGCGAGCGCCGGATTGACTGATAGCACTGCAATGATTGACGCAAAGACCATCCCAGCGCAGGCCGAGCTGCAATAG
- a CDS encoding TetR/AcrR family transcriptional regulator yields the protein MQKKAKPRTYHAHRERQRRRILDAAQSLFIEQGIERVTMAEITLASGLQPSTMYQYFSSKDDIAWELVSELLCGAATQVKKRIEGAPNALAVITAFLEFMADELSGNQAAVRFLAEFDARYAHDWPVDRLLTLETQIDPQPFRFFTELIRNGIADGSLRADLDPELTMHAVMNAVIGAQRRLASLGRKVEIEYGQPIDRLFRETLRILLLGLRAPEAPAKESSNTRKRIARKRSS from the coding sequence ATGCAAAAGAAGGCAAAACCCCGCACCTACCACGCTCATCGTGAGCGTCAGCGCCGCCGGATTCTGGATGCGGCCCAGTCCCTGTTTATTGAACAGGGCATCGAGCGGGTCACCATGGCCGAGATCACGCTGGCCAGCGGCCTTCAGCCTTCCACCATGTATCAGTACTTCTCCAGCAAGGACGACATCGCCTGGGAGCTCGTCAGCGAGTTGCTGTGCGGGGCTGCTACCCAGGTGAAGAAGCGCATCGAAGGCGCGCCCAATGCGCTCGCCGTGATCACCGCGTTCCTGGAGTTCATGGCCGACGAGCTCTCCGGCAACCAGGCAGCGGTTCGCTTTCTGGCGGAGTTCGATGCCAGGTATGCGCATGACTGGCCGGTGGACCGGCTTCTCACGCTTGAAACGCAGATCGATCCCCAGCCATTCCGGTTCTTCACGGAACTGATCCGCAATGGCATTGCCGACGGCTCACTGCGCGCCGATCTTGATCCGGAGCTGACGATGCACGCCGTGATGAACGCGGTCATCGGAGCGCAGCGCAGGCTGGCGTCTCTCGGCAGAAAGGTCGAGATCGAGTACGGGCAGCCCATCGATCGCCTGTTCCGGGAGACGCTTCGCATTCTCCTGCTCGGGTTACGCGCCCCAGAAGCTCCAGCCAAAGAATCCTCGAATACACGGAAACGCATCGCCAGAAAGAGGTCGTCATGA